GCTCCCAGCACCAAAGAAATCATCTGGACCCGGGGCACCACGGAGGCCATCAACCTGGTGGCCAATGGCCTGGCTCCGCGCCTGAAAGCCGGCGATGAGATCCTGGTCAGTCATATGGAACACCACGCCAACATCGTGCCCTGGCAGATGATCGCCGAGCGCACTGGCGCCAAAGTGGTCCCTGTGCAGGTTACCCCCGAAGGCGAGCTTGACCTTGATTCATTCAACAGCCTGCTGAACGAGCGCACGCGAGTATTGGCCCTTACCCACGTGTCCAACGTGCTGGGCACAGTAAACCCGGTGGCGCCACTGATCGAACAGGCGAAGAAACAGGGCGTGATCACCCTGATTGACGGCGCCCAGGCCGTGCCCCACTTCAAGCCGGATGTGCAGGCGCTGGGTTGCGATTTCTACGTGTTTTCATCCCACAAACTGTTCGGCCCCACCGGCATCGGTGTGCTGTATGGCCGTGCAGAACTGCTGGAAGAAATGCCACCTTATCAGGGTGGAGGCGAGATGATTGAGCGGGTGTCGTTCGAGCGCACCACCTGGAACGTTCTGCCCTACAAGTTTGAAGCTGGAACTCCGGCAATTGCCGAAGCCGTCGGCCTCGCGGCCGCGATAGACTACCTGGACAGACTAGACCGCCAGGCCATGGAAGCGGCAGAAAATGCCCTGCTTATCCGTGCCAACGAGCTGGTAGAGACGGTTCCGGGCATGGAGATTATCGGCACCGCGAGGCAGAAAGTACCGGTAATGTCCTTCAAGATTGCCGGCCTGCACCCAAGCGACATCGGCACCCTACTGGACCAGCAAGGCATTGCCATCCGCACCGGTCACCACTGCGCGATGCCACTGATGGATTTCTACGGAGTACCCGGTACAGCCCGGGCTTCATTTGCGTTCTACAATACGCTGGAAGAGGTCGAGAAACTGTTTACCGGCCTGCAAAAGATCCAGCGCCTGTTTGCCTGAGGAGGTGGAAACATGTCAGCCGAAGTCTTCACCCCAAATGATGTGAACGTGACCATGACTCCGACGGCGGTCAAACACGTTCGCAAACAACTGGATAAAAAACCGGAAGCCAAGGGCATTCGCCTGGCCATCAAAAAGAGTGGCTGCTCCGGCTTCAAGTATGAAACCCAGTGGGTGGAAACCCCGGAATCCGATGACCGTATTTTTACCATCGACGGTGTGGACGTGTTCGTAAAGCAGGAACACCTGCCCCTGGTGAATGGTATTGAAATCGACTTTGTCACCGAGGGCGTGAACTCGCTGTTCCGCTTCCGCAACCCGAATGCTACGGCAGAATGTGGGTGTGGCGAGAGTTTTACGGTGGCTTGAAATACAAATTAGCCACGGACGACACGGACCATCACGGACGGAAAGATAAAGGTTTTTCTAGTCCGTGTTCGTCAGTGCCGTCTGTGGCCAAAAGAGCTTTAGAAAGGCTGATAGAGCATGCAAGAACGCGAAGTCGTACTGACAAAACGCGAAGTGGAAGCCCGGCTGGTGCCTTCCGGTACGGAAATCATGATTCCGTCGGACACCTTCGTGACCATCACCCAGTCCCTCGGTGGCACCTTTACCGTAGCGGTGAATGGCAACCTGGCTCGCATTGAAGGTCACGACGCAGACGCCCTGGGTAAGCAGCCCCTGGAAAGCAGCTTTGAGACCCCGGAAGACGGCACCATCAACGAAAACCAGGTGTGGGAAGCCCTGCGCAACTGCTATGACCCGGAAATCCCGGTGAACGTGGTGGACCTGGGCCTGATCTACAACTGCAAAATCGAGAACGGCACCGAAGACGGCAACCACATTCACATCACCATGACCCTCACCGCCGCGGGCTGTGGCATGGGGCCCGTCATCACCAACGATGTGCAAACCAAGGTGGAGCATGTCCCCAACGTCGACAAGGTAACGGTTGAGCTGACCTTTGATCCGCCCTGGAACAACGATATGCTCACCGACGAAGCCAAACTCGAACTGGGAATGCTATGACCGCCAGCAAGGAACAATTTCTCGACAACCCTCTGGGGGTAAAAACCACCCTGGAAGACGTTCTGGACGCCTTTGAGTTTCTGGACGATTGGGAAGAGCGCTACGCCTACATCGTCGACCTGGGCAAACAGTTGCCGGCATTCCCGGATGACGAGCGGACAGAAGAGAATTACGTGCATGGCTGCCAGAGTCAGGTGTGGCTGGTTCACCATCACGATGAGGACAGCGGCAAACTGTTCCTGCTGATCGACTCAGACGCCATCATCGTGCGCGGTCTGGCGGCCATTATACTGGTAGCCCTGAACGGCAAGACACCGCGAGAATTGTTGG
The window above is part of the Marinobacter sp. THAF197a genome. Proteins encoded here:
- a CDS encoding aminotransferase class V-fold PLP-dependent enzyme — translated: MTDLSVVKNTNSPAFDVEAIRRDFPILAQEINGKPLVYLDNGASAQKPQAVLDAMDRYYREMHSNVHRGAHTLGDRATTAFEGAREIVRHFLNAPSTKEIIWTRGTTEAINLVANGLAPRLKAGDEILVSHMEHHANIVPWQMIAERTGAKVVPVQVTPEGELDLDSFNSLLNERTRVLALTHVSNVLGTVNPVAPLIEQAKKQGVITLIDGAQAVPHFKPDVQALGCDFYVFSSHKLFGPTGIGVLYGRAELLEEMPPYQGGGEMIERVSFERTTWNVLPYKFEAGTPAIAEAVGLAAAIDYLDRLDRQAMEAAENALLIRANELVETVPGMEIIGTARQKVPVMSFKIAGLHPSDIGTLLDQQGIAIRTGHHCAMPLMDFYGVPGTARASFAFYNTLEEVEKLFTGLQKIQRLFA
- a CDS encoding HesB/IscA family protein, encoding MSAEVFTPNDVNVTMTPTAVKHVRKQLDKKPEAKGIRLAIKKSGCSGFKYETQWVETPESDDRIFTIDGVDVFVKQEHLPLVNGIEIDFVTEGVNSLFRFRNPNATAECGCGESFTVA
- the sufT gene encoding putative Fe-S cluster assembly protein SufT; this encodes MQEREVVLTKREVEARLVPSGTEIMIPSDTFVTITQSLGGTFTVAVNGNLARIEGHDADALGKQPLESSFETPEDGTINENQVWEALRNCYDPEIPVNVVDLGLIYNCKIENGTEDGNHIHITMTLTAAGCGMGPVITNDVQTKVEHVPNVDKVTVELTFDPPWNNDMLTDEAKLELGML
- a CDS encoding SufE family protein, which translates into the protein MTASKEQFLDNPLGVKTTLEDVLDAFEFLDDWEERYAYIVDLGKQLPAFPDDERTEENYVHGCQSQVWLVHHHDEDSGKLFLLIDSDAIIVRGLAAIILVALNGKTPRELLATDIDELFEQLDLFRHISPTRGNGLRAMVGKIRDIAAAEAA